The Blastomonas sp. SL216 DNA window GCGGATTAACCGCGCCCCGTTTGTCCCGAATTGAGACAGACGGGATCACCGGCTTCTGCGGCAGGTCGAACGGCCCACAGGGAGAGCAAAGAAAAACCAACCTATTTTCCGTAACTTACTGCGACCAAACGGCGTGCAAGAGGCAGGCGAGCATCTCCAGAGTGATCCGCCGCAGCCTATGGCCTTTGAAAGCTCCGATGCGGGGCAAATTTGCATTTGGTTAACCCCGTGCGCGGTATGACGGTTTACGAGGAAGTAACCACATGAAGTCCGTCGCCACTCGTAACAGCAAACGACCGGCCAGCCCGATGCGCTTATTGCTCATCTGGACGCTGGTGTCCGGCCTGCTGTTCGGCCTGGCGGAATTCGGCGAGCCGATGGACGACCTGTTGCTGGCCATCCGCAACAAGGCACGCGAGCACAATGCCAGCGGCCAGGCCGTCGTGGTGGGCATCGACAATCTGGCCCAGCAGGAAGTGGGCGATTGGCCGTGGAAGGCGGATCGCTATGCCACCATGATCGAAAACCTCGGTGATGCGGGTGCAAAGCGCATATTCTTCGATTTCCCGATCAATGGCCTCAAGCACGATCCGGGGACGCCCCGTCTGATCGAGGCGCTGAAGAACCATTCCGGCAAGGTGTATCTCGCTGCGGCCTTTTCCGATGATGACGCAACCGGCAAGCGCATCCCGCTCATTCCGCCGCACGAGGCGCGGCGGTTTGCGCATCTCGTGAACACCAATGTATGGATCAACGGATATAATATCGTCTGGTCCGGGCGATATTCGAACCGTGTCGGCGATCTGGTCGTGCCCTCGATCGGCTCGGTCATGTCGGGGATTCGCGGCGGTGTCGAGGAAGAGTTCCCGATCGATTACTCGATCGCGATGGATTCGATCCCCTATATCAGCGCGAGCGAAATTCTGCGCGGAGACGCCGTGCTGTCGCGCGTGCAGGGGCACGATATCATCATCGGCACCAATGCCAATGGCGCGGGCAACCGCTATTCGGTACCGGGGCATGGCCCGTCCGCGAGTGTCTTCGTCGCAGCATTGGCAGCAGAAACGCTGCTGGCCGGCGCGCCCGGAACCTATGGCTGGTGGGTGCCGTTTCTGCTGGCGCTGATCGTCACTACGCTGATGATGCGCGTGTCGCGCACCCCCCCATTGATTCTGGGCATGCTGGTCCTGCTGCCGACCTGCGCACTCGGCCTGCCGCTGCTGCTCGAATCCTATGGGCATTACACGGCGATCATGCCGGCCACCGTGCTGATGCTGGGATCGATGGGGCATCTCGCCTGGCAGCTGCATCGCCAGCGATTTGATGAACGCGGCATGGTCAACGAGGTTTCGGGCCATCCCAATCTCAACGCCCTCCGCGCCGCAGGCACCGAAACGCAGGATGGCCTGATTGCCGCGCGCATTCACAATTATGCCGAAGCCGCGACCGCCCTGCCCGCCGCGGCGGAAAAGGATCTGGTCGAACAGATCATTCTGCGCCTCTCGCTCGGCAATGGTGGCTGCAAGGTCTATCAGGGCGACGAGGGCATCTTCATGTGGCTCGTGCCCGCCGCTTCGATCAACAATGTCGGTGACCAGCTGGCCGGCCTCAGCGCGATCTTCCGCAGCCCGGCCAATGTTTCGGGCCGCCTGATCGATCTGGGCATCGCCTTCGGGGTCGATGCCGACCCGGGCCGGTCGATCCAGAGCCGCATGTCGAGCGCGCTGCTCGCCTGCCAGGAAGCGCAGAATGCGGGCGAGCACTGGCGCGTCTATGACCCCACCAAGCTGGAGGCGACCGAATGGCGCGTGACCATGCTTGGCGAGCTTGATGCAGCGATCGACAATGGCGAGGTCTGGGTCGCATTCCAGCCCAAGCTCGATCTGCTGTCAGGCGACATCTGCGGCGCGGAAGCGCTGGTGCGGTGGACGCACCCCGAAAAGGGACCGATAAACCCTGAAGAGTTCATCACCGCCGCCGAGCGCCACGACCGGATCGAGAAGCTGACCGAGCATGTGCTCAATCGCGCCGTCCAGGTCGCAGCCACGCTCAACAAGGGCGGTCGCAAGTTCGACATGGCGGTGAACCTGTCGCCAAGACTGATCGGTCATGCGAACCTGAAGCCCATGGTGGTTCAGACACTGCGCCGCCATGGCCTGCCTGCCGAACGCCTGATCCTGGAGATCACCGAAACCGCCGCGATGTCCAGCGCCGAATCGGCGATGCAGGAGCTGCGCGACCTGCGCGGAATCGGCCTGCAGCTGTCGATCGACGATTATGGCACCGGCTTTTCCACGCTCGATTATCTCAAGCGCTGCCCGGCCACCGAACTGAAGATCGATCGCAGCTTCGTGCGCATGCTGGTCAGCAGTCGCTCGGACCGCATCATGGTCAATTCGACCATCGAGCTTGCACATTCGCTCGGCGAGGAAGTGGTCGCCGAGGGCGTCGAGGACAACGAGACGCTCCAGCTGCTGGGCCAGATGGGCTGCGACAAGGCCCAGGGCTATCTGATCGGACGGCCCATGCCCTATGAGGCATTGGTCGATTATCTGGCCGATTATTCGCCCGCCAAGGCCGCCTGAGGCTCTCCTCAACACCACCATCGCCGGGATTTTGCCCCCAGCATCGCGTGTGCAGCGCACAGTTGCAATCTGTCGCCCTAACCTTGGTTAATGGCTTGTTGACCATTTTACATTCTGTTAGCTTTCATTCGGGCGATGTCGACAACTCGCCCTAAATGGAGTGCTAAAAATGGCAAAGCGTACCAAGCAGCCGGTTCGCGGTTTCTGGGACTGGGTCCTGGGCGGCGGCTGGAGCAACTGATTTCGAAGTTTTTCACGAAACTTCAATCAGGTGGCCCCGGTCGAAAGGCCGGGGCCATTTTCGTGCACCGCTCTCGTCGCACCCGCTGATGACCATGCCGCAGACACTGAAAGCCCGCACTGCTGCACCGTTTCAGCCAGTCAAGCGACAATAGTGATTCGAAAAGGTTAACGCGCCCGAATGCCTTGTTGAGCATTGCCGGGCTACGCCGACAATGGAACCGCGGCTTTACTTGCCAGTAAATCGAGGGGCGCGCTTTTCCAGAATAGCATCGATCGCCTCCCGGTGATCGTCCATCTGCTGCAGCACACCCTGCCAGATCGCCGCCTGATCGAGATGCTCGGCCAGCGATACATCGCGTGCATCCTTGATCAGACGCTTCGTCTTGCGGATGGCCGAGGGCGGGAATTGCGCGACCATCCGTGCCAGTTCCATCGCGCGCGGGATCAGCGCATCTGCGGCAACGACTTCCGACACCAGCCCGTAGCGCTCCGCCTTGGCCGCATCGATGAACTCGCCGGTGAGCATCATCTGGGTCGCCTTGGCATGGCCGACGATTCGCGGCAGCAGCCACGCGCCGCCATCGCCCGGGATGAT harbors:
- a CDS encoding EAL domain-containing protein yields the protein MRLLLIWTLVSGLLFGLAEFGEPMDDLLLAIRNKAREHNASGQAVVVGIDNLAQQEVGDWPWKADRYATMIENLGDAGAKRIFFDFPINGLKHDPGTPRLIEALKNHSGKVYLAAAFSDDDATGKRIPLIPPHEARRFAHLVNTNVWINGYNIVWSGRYSNRVGDLVVPSIGSVMSGIRGGVEEEFPIDYSIAMDSIPYISASEILRGDAVLSRVQGHDIIIGTNANGAGNRYSVPGHGPSASVFVAALAAETLLAGAPGTYGWWVPFLLALIVTTLMMRVSRTPPLILGMLVLLPTCALGLPLLLESYGHYTAIMPATVLMLGSMGHLAWQLHRQRFDERGMVNEVSGHPNLNALRAAGTETQDGLIAARIHNYAEAATALPAAAEKDLVEQIILRLSLGNGGCKVYQGDEGIFMWLVPAASINNVGDQLAGLSAIFRSPANVSGRLIDLGIAFGVDADPGRSIQSRMSSALLACQEAQNAGEHWRVYDPTKLEATEWRVTMLGELDAAIDNGEVWVAFQPKLDLLSGDICGAEALVRWTHPEKGPINPEEFITAAERHDRIEKLTEHVLNRAVQVAATLNKGGRKFDMAVNLSPRLIGHANLKPMVVQTLRRHGLPAERLILEITETAAMSSAESAMQELRDLRGIGLQLSIDDYGTGFSTLDYLKRCPATELKIDRSFVRMLVSSRSDRIMVNSTIELAHSLGEEVVAEGVEDNETLQLLGQMGCDKAQGYLIGRPMPYEALVDYLADYSPAKAA